A genomic window from Bradyrhizobium lupini includes:
- a CDS encoding response regulator, producing the protein MAVDLSMSVLVVDDYSTMIRIIRNLLKQLGFENIDDASDGSAALNKMRGKKYGLVISDWNMEPMTGYDLLREVRADPNLATTPFIMITAESKTENVIAAKKAGVNNYIVKPFNAATLKTKIEAVFPDMASA; encoded by the coding sequence ATGGCGGTTGATTTGTCGATGTCGGTTCTGGTGGTTGACGACTACAGCACCATGATCCGTATCATCAGGAACCTCCTGAAGCAGCTTGGCTTCGAGAATATCGATGATGCAAGCGACGGTTCGGCAGCGCTGAACAAGATGCGTGGCAAGAAGTACGGGCTCGTGATTTCCGACTGGAACATGGAGCCGATGACGGGTTACGACCTGCTGCGCGAAGTGCGCGCGGATCCGAACCTCGCCACCACGCCCTTCATCATGATCACGGCCGAATCAAAGACCGAGAACGTGATCGCGGCCAAGAAGGCCGGCGTGAACAACTACATCGTCAAGCCGTTCAACGCGGCGACGCTGAAGACCAAGATCGAGGCGGTCTTCCCGGACATGGCGAGCGCGTAA
- a CDS encoding TIGR01459 family HAD-type hydrolase: MTTLHFAESLRELVAGVDVVLSDIWGVVHNGLESFPEACEALHTYRSRGGTVILITNAPRPADSVQRQLRKLGVADETYDAIVSSGDLTRLYVADHPGRKMFWLGPERDNSIYRGLDAVTAPLEEADYIVCTGLYDDETETAEDYRGMMLKARERKLTLVCANPDIVVERGDRLIYCAGAIAELYRELGGEVIFYGKPHRPIYERAMALAGERQGHQIDRKKVLAIGDSVRTDLTGAREFGIDCLFVTRGIHAEEFEGLDQLDPASVLELFGHPPKALMRELKW; encoded by the coding sequence ATGACCACACTGCATTTCGCCGAAAGCCTGCGTGAACTCGTGGCGGGCGTGGACGTCGTGCTCAGCGACATCTGGGGCGTGGTCCATAACGGTCTCGAATCCTTCCCCGAAGCCTGCGAGGCGCTGCACACCTACCGCAGCCGCGGCGGTACGGTCATCCTGATCACCAACGCGCCGCGCCCGGCCGACTCCGTGCAGCGGCAATTGCGCAAGCTCGGCGTCGCCGACGAGACCTATGACGCGATCGTGTCTTCAGGCGACCTGACGCGGCTCTATGTCGCCGACCATCCCGGCCGCAAGATGTTCTGGCTCGGCCCCGAGCGCGACAACTCGATCTATCGCGGCCTCGATGCGGTGACCGCGCCGCTGGAAGAGGCGGATTACATCGTCTGCACCGGCCTCTATGACGACGAGACCGAGACGGCGGAAGACTATCGCGGCATGATGCTGAAGGCGCGCGAGCGCAAGCTGACGCTGGTTTGTGCCAACCCCGACATCGTGGTGGAACGCGGCGACCGCCTGATCTATTGCGCCGGCGCGATCGCGGAGCTCTATCGCGAGCTCGGCGGCGAGGTGATCTTCTACGGCAAGCCGCACCGGCCGATCTACGAGCGCGCGATGGCGCTCGCCGGCGAACGCCAGGGCCACCAGATCGACCGCAAAAAGGTGCTCGCGATCGGCGATTCCGTCCGGACCGACCTCACCGGCGCGCGCGAGTTCGGCATCGATTGCCTGTTCGTGACCCGCGGCATCCATGCCGAGGAGTTCGAGGGTCTCGACCAGCTCGACCCGGCGTCGGTGCTGGAATTGTTCGGCCATCCCCCGAAGGCGCTGATGCGCGAACTGAAGTGGTAG
- a CDS encoding YihY/virulence factor BrkB family protein, with amino-acid sequence MRMRRAEQFDSWLLVAATTVFVLTAERYFQDSGLIRPGPPQDHRNGEANSPETSPTGAASQPGRGRRAKSPFAIPWAGWKDILWRTYQRIDEDRLLATAGGVVFFGLLAIFPAITALVSFYGLFADPSTISSNLQSLAMMLPEGAFQIVEDQVARVVSNGGATLGFTFLFGLVLAIWSANAGVKAIFDALNVAYEEREKRSFIRLNTVSLAFTVGGIVALLLMVGAVVAFPLALNHLGMAPESKLIVALARWPVLFVILLAALAVLYRFAPSRDAPRWQWLSPGAVTAAILWIGGSALLSWYLSEFANYNATYGSLGAAIGLMMWMWMSAIVIMFGAELNSEIERQTLRDTTTGPPKPLGTREAVSADTVGAAAPS; translated from the coding sequence ATGCGTATGCGGCGCGCCGAGCAATTCGACAGCTGGCTGTTAGTCGCAGCCACGACCGTGTTCGTGCTCACCGCGGAACGGTATTTCCAGGATTCTGGCCTGATCCGGCCGGGACCTCCGCAAGACCACCGCAACGGCGAGGCGAATTCGCCGGAAACGAGCCCGACGGGCGCAGCCTCGCAGCCCGGCCGCGGCCGCCGCGCGAAAAGCCCGTTCGCGATCCCGTGGGCAGGCTGGAAGGACATCCTCTGGCGCACCTATCAGCGCATCGACGAGGATCGCCTGCTCGCGACCGCCGGCGGCGTCGTCTTTTTCGGACTGCTCGCGATCTTTCCCGCCATCACGGCGCTGGTTTCATTCTATGGCCTGTTCGCCGATCCCTCGACGATCAGTTCCAACCTGCAATCGCTCGCGATGATGCTGCCGGAGGGCGCGTTCCAGATCGTCGAGGACCAGGTGGCGCGCGTCGTGTCGAACGGCGGCGCGACCCTTGGTTTCACTTTCCTGTTTGGACTCGTGCTCGCGATCTGGAGCGCCAATGCCGGCGTCAAAGCCATCTTCGACGCCCTCAACGTCGCCTATGAGGAGCGTGAAAAGCGCAGCTTCATCCGGCTGAACACGGTCTCGCTGGCTTTCACGGTCGGTGGCATCGTTGCCCTGCTGCTGATGGTGGGCGCCGTCGTCGCCTTCCCGCTCGCGCTCAACCACCTCGGCATGGCGCCCGAAAGCAAGCTGATCGTGGCGCTGGCGCGATGGCCGGTGCTGTTCGTCATTCTCCTTGCGGCGCTCGCCGTCCTCTACCGCTTCGCGCCCAGCCGCGACGCCCCGCGCTGGCAATGGCTGAGCCCCGGCGCTGTGACGGCCGCGATCCTCTGGATCGGCGGCTCGGCGCTGCTGTCCTGGTATCTGTCCGAATTCGCAAATTACAACGCGACCTACGGCTCGCTCGGCGCTGCGATCGGCTTGATGATGTGGATGTGGATGTCGGCCATCGTCATCATGTTCGGGGCTGAGCTGAATTCGGAGATCGAACGGCAGACCTTGCGCGACACGACCACCGGGCCGCCCAAGCCGCTAGGCACCCGCGAGGCCGTCTCGGCCGACACGGTCGGCGCCGCGGCGCCGTCCTGA
- the prmB gene encoding 50S ribosomal protein L3 N(5)-glutamine methyltransferase codes for MATTSKKAVRGRAAPKLAKVAPGELLTLIDFVRYAVSRFNETKLAFAHGTPDPVAEAAFLVCEALHLHPEQFEIFANARVTTAEGRTIIDLVHQRVTTRKPAAYLVNKIYMRGLPFYVDERVIVPRSFIGELLESHFGGDGEAGSLIDDSSAVERVLDLCTGSGCLAILAAHHFPNATIDAVDISKGAIDVARRNVGEYGLDGRISLHRGDLFAPLGNTKYDLIITNPPYVDAEGMAALPPECRAEPKLAFDGGADGLDVVRRILRDAPGHLTPHGGLICEIGRGRELVDEAFPELPLLWLDTEDSEGEVFWIAAADLG; via the coding sequence ATGGCAACAACATCCAAAAAGGCCGTGCGCGGCCGCGCCGCGCCAAAGCTCGCGAAAGTGGCCCCCGGCGAGCTTCTCACGCTGATCGATTTCGTCCGCTATGCCGTGAGCCGCTTCAATGAGACCAAGCTCGCCTTTGCCCATGGCACGCCCGATCCGGTCGCGGAAGCGGCTTTCCTGGTCTGTGAAGCCCTGCATCTGCATCCCGAGCAGTTCGAGATTTTTGCCAACGCGCGCGTCACGACCGCCGAGGGCAGGACCATCATCGATCTCGTTCATCAGCGCGTCACTACGCGCAAACCGGCCGCGTATCTCGTCAACAAGATCTACATGCGCGGCCTGCCGTTTTATGTCGACGAGCGCGTCATCGTTCCGCGCTCCTTCATCGGTGAACTCTTGGAGTCGCATTTCGGCGGCGACGGCGAAGCCGGCTCGCTGATCGACGATTCCAGCGCCGTCGAGCGCGTGCTCGATCTCTGCACGGGATCGGGATGCCTCGCGATCCTCGCCGCGCATCATTTCCCGAACGCCACGATCGATGCCGTCGATATCTCGAAGGGCGCGATCGACGTCGCCAGACGAAATGTCGGCGAATACGGGCTCGATGGCCGGATCAGCCTGCATCGCGGCGACCTGTTCGCCCCACTCGGTAACACCAAATACGACCTGATCATCACCAACCCGCCTTATGTCGACGCCGAAGGCATGGCGGCGCTGCCGCCCGAGTGCCGGGCCGAGCCGAAGCTCGCCTTCGACGGCGGCGCCGACGGTCTCGATGTGGTGCGCCGGATCCTGCGCGATGCGCCCGGCCATTTGACGCCGCATGGCGGGCTGATCTGCGAGATCGGCCGCGGCCGCGAATTGGTTGACGAGGCCTTTCCTGAATTGCCGCTGCTCTGGCTCGACACCGAGGACTCCGAGGGCGAAGTGTTCTGGATCGCGGCAGCCGATCTCGGCTGA
- a CDS encoding molybdenum cofactor biosynthesis protein MoaE, which yields MPVTTCPVTIRIQQDDFDIAREIAVLTGNRTDIGAVVSFSGICRSDEDSAKIAALSLEHYPGMAEEEIRRHADEAISRWPLSGVTVIHRVGRFMPGQNIVLVLTASQHRQAAFQAAEFLMDYLKTNAPFWKKEESATGTGWVEAQARDDEAAARWTRS from the coding sequence ATGCCCGTCACCACCTGCCCCGTCACCATCCGTATCCAGCAAGACGATTTCGACATCGCACGCGAGATCGCGGTGCTGACCGGGAACCGCACCGACATCGGTGCGGTCGTGAGTTTTTCCGGCATCTGCCGCAGCGACGAAGACAGCGCGAAGATCGCCGCGCTCTCGCTGGAGCATTATCCCGGCATGGCCGAGGAAGAGATCAGGCGCCATGCCGACGAGGCCATCTCGCGCTGGCCTCTCAGCGGCGTCACGGTGATCCATCGCGTCGGCCGTTTCATGCCCGGCCAGAACATCGTGCTGGTGCTGACCGCCTCGCAGCACCGCCAGGCCGCGTTCCAGGCAGCCGAGTTCCTGATGGATTATCTCAAGACCAACGCGCCGTTCTGGAAGAAGGAAGAGAGCGCCACCGGCACCGGCTGGGTCGAGGCCCAGGCCCGCGACGACGAAGCCGCCGCACGCTGGACCCGATCCTGA
- the moaD gene encoding molybdopterin converting factor subunit 1, producing the protein MKVKYFAWVRERVGKAEETIEPPATVRTVEELIAWLSGQGEAYAYAFEKPKVIRTAIDHAHVKSDAAIAGAREIAFFPPMTGG; encoded by the coding sequence ATGAAGGTGAAGTACTTCGCCTGGGTGCGCGAGCGCGTCGGCAAGGCCGAGGAGACGATCGAGCCGCCCGCGACCGTGCGCACCGTGGAGGAGCTGATCGCCTGGCTGTCCGGCCAAGGCGAAGCCTACGCCTATGCGTTCGAGAAGCCGAAGGTGATCCGCACCGCGATCGACCATGCCCACGTCAAGTCGGACGCCGCGATCGCGGGCGCTCGCGAGATCGCGTTCTTCCCGCCGATGACCGGCGGCTAG
- the pgsA gene encoding CDP-diacylglycerol--glycerol-3-phosphate 3-phosphatidyltransferase, translating to MNIATTRGTTSRAMSLPNILTYGRIAAIPVVVGCIYAQSIMDGPLWLRWVAVAIFIAAAVTDYLDGYYARIWNQQSAFGRMLDPIADKLLVASCLLMLAADGIIHGWSLWAAIVILCREILVSGLREYLAALRVSVPVTKLAKWKTTVQLIAIGFLLAGPAGDEVVPMVSMIGLALLWASAILTMYTGYDYFGAGIHHLIKEDEG from the coding sequence ATGAACATCGCCACGACACGAGGGACGACCAGCCGCGCGATGTCCCTCCCGAACATCCTGACCTACGGCCGGATCGCCGCGATCCCGGTCGTGGTCGGGTGCATCTACGCACAGTCGATCATGGACGGCCCGCTGTGGCTGCGCTGGGTCGCCGTCGCCATTTTTATCGCGGCTGCGGTCACCGATTACCTCGACGGCTATTACGCACGGATCTGGAATCAGCAATCGGCGTTCGGCCGCATGCTCGATCCGATCGCCGACAAGCTTCTGGTCGCCTCGTGCCTGCTGATGCTGGCCGCCGACGGCATCATTCACGGCTGGTCGCTGTGGGCCGCCATCGTGATCCTGTGCCGCGAGATCCTGGTCTCGGGCCTGCGCGAGTATCTTGCCGCGCTGCGTGTCAGCGTGCCCGTGACCAAGCTTGCGAAATGGAAGACGACGGTTCAGCTCATCGCCATCGGCTTCCTGCTGGCTGGTCCGGCCGGCGATGAGGTCGTGCCCATGGTCTCGATGATCGGGCTGGCGCTGCTCTGGGCCTCGGCGATCCTCACCATGTACACCGGCTACGACTATTTCGGGGCCGGCATCCATCACCTCATCAAGGAGGATGAGGGATGA
- the uvrC gene encoding excinuclease ABC subunit UvrC produces the protein MVHDSPDNPDDARVRKPVRGKAPDVPPQETEAAPPDLDPATANGDDEDDARLPDILEESGTVGEEPLATGHEAIERAVRLAPTSPGVYRMLNANADVLYVGKAKNVKKRLSNYARQSAPQPARILRMIAATVTVEIISTHTETEALLLEANLIKQLRPRFNVQLRDDKSFPYILITGDHWAPQILKHRGAQTRPGRYFGPFASAGAVNRTITALQRAFLIRSCTDSFFESRSRPCLLYQIRRCAGPCTREIDFPGYTTLVREASDFLSGRSHAVKQELAAEMEKASGELEFESAALYRDRLAALSAIQSQQGINPRTVEEADVFAIHQEGGFSCVEVFFFRTGQNWGNRAYFPRAEKTYTPEEVLGSFLAQFYDDKPPPRNILLSHEIEESELLANALSIKAGRKVEVSMPKRGEKKELVTHALTNAREALGRKLADTATQSRLLDAMATTLSLTHAPKRIEVYDNSHIQGTNAVGAMIVAGPDGFVKNQYRKFNIKSEGLTPGDDYGMMREVLERRFKRLINPPEDNAAKAKDDDFPQWPDLVIIDGGRGQLNAVRDIFANLGLTQVALMSVAKGPDRDAGRETLFMPEREAIKLEPRDPVLYFIQRLRDEAHRFVIGSHRKLRKKDIREAGLQEIPGIGPSRKRALLHHFGTLKEIERASITDLGKVPGVSAESARRIFEYFHPQPG, from the coding sequence ATGGTTCACGATTCCCCCGACAATCCGGACGACGCACGCGTACGCAAACCCGTGCGCGGCAAAGCACCCGACGTCCCGCCCCAGGAAACGGAAGCCGCGCCGCCGGACCTCGATCCCGCCACTGCGAATGGCGACGACGAGGACGATGCGCGGCTGCCGGACATCCTGGAAGAGAGCGGCACCGTCGGCGAAGAGCCGCTGGCGACCGGCCACGAGGCGATCGAACGCGCGGTGCGCCTCGCCCCCACCTCGCCCGGCGTCTACCGCATGCTCAATGCGAATGCCGACGTGCTCTATGTCGGCAAGGCCAAGAACGTCAAAAAGCGCCTGTCGAACTATGCGCGCCAGAGTGCGCCGCAGCCGGCGCGCATCCTGCGCATGATCGCCGCCACGGTGACCGTGGAAATCATCTCGACCCACACCGAGACCGAAGCCCTGCTGCTGGAGGCCAACCTCATCAAGCAGCTTCGGCCGCGCTTCAACGTGCAGCTGCGCGACGACAAGTCGTTTCCCTATATCCTGATCACGGGCGACCATTGGGCGCCGCAGATCCTGAAGCATCGCGGCGCGCAGACGCGGCCGGGTCGCTATTTCGGCCCGTTCGCCTCCGCCGGCGCCGTCAACCGCACCATCACCGCACTTCAGCGCGCGTTCCTGATCCGCTCCTGCACGGATTCCTTCTTCGAGAGTCGCTCGCGGCCCTGCCTGCTCTACCAGATCCGCCGTTGCGCCGGCCCCTGCACCCGCGAGATCGACTTCCCCGGCTACACGACCCTGGTGCGCGAGGCGAGCGACTTCCTGTCCGGCAGGAGCCATGCGGTGAAGCAGGAGCTTGCCGCGGAGATGGAGAAGGCCTCCGGCGAGCTCGAATTCGAGAGCGCCGCGCTCTACCGCGACCGCCTCGCTGCGCTGTCCGCGATCCAGTCGCAGCAGGGCATCAATCCGCGCACGGTGGAAGAAGCCGACGTGTTCGCCATCCACCAGGAGGGCGGCTTCTCCTGCGTCGAAGTGTTCTTCTTCCGCACCGGGCAGAACTGGGGCAACCGCGCCTATTTCCCGCGCGCGGAGAAGACATATACGCCGGAAGAGGTGCTCGGCTCCTTCCTCGCCCAGTTCTATGACGACAAGCCGCCGCCGAGGAATATCCTGCTCTCGCACGAGATCGAGGAGAGCGAGCTGCTTGCCAACGCGCTGTCGATCAAGGCGGGCCGCAAGGTCGAAGTGTCCATGCCGAAGCGCGGCGAGAAGAAGGAGCTCGTCACCCACGCGCTCACCAACGCGCGCGAGGCCCTGGGCCGCAAGCTCGCGGACACCGCGACGCAGAGCCGCCTGTTGGACGCCATGGCCACGACCCTGAGCCTGACGCATGCGCCGAAGCGGATCGAGGTCTACGACAACAGCCACATCCAGGGCACCAACGCAGTCGGCGCCATGATCGTCGCCGGCCCGGACGGTTTTGTGAAAAACCAGTATCGCAAGTTCAACATCAAGTCGGAGGGCCTGACGCCCGGCGACGATTACGGGATGATGCGCGAGGTGCTCGAACGCCGTTTCAAGCGCTTGATCAATCCACCCGAGGACAACGCGGCCAAAGCCAAGGACGACGACTTCCCGCAATGGCCCGATCTCGTGATCATCGATGGCGGCCGCGGCCAGCTCAACGCGGTCCGGGACATCTTTGCAAATCTCGGCCTGACCCAGGTGGCGCTGATGTCGGTGGCCAAGGGGCCGGACCGGGATGCCGGCCGCGAGACCCTGTTCATGCCGGAGCGCGAGGCGATCAAGCTGGAGCCGCGCGACCCCGTGCTCTATTTCATCCAGCGGCTGCGGGACGAGGCGCACCGTTTCGTCATCGGCTCGCACCGCAAGCTGCGCAAGAAGGACATCCGCGAGGCCGGCTTGCAGGAGATTCCTGGCATCGGTCCGTCACGCAAACGTGCCTTGCTGCATCATTTCGGAACCCTGAAGGAGATCGAACGGGCCTCGATCACCGATCTCGGTAAGGTTCCGGGGGTGAGCGCCGAGAGCGCCCGCAGGATTTTCGAGTATTTCCATCCCCAGCCGGGGTGA
- a CDS encoding outer membrane protein has product MKRLVVGAAALAAVGWTASAEAADLNYGQRAPYTVNQPLNAYSWAGPYLGGNLGYEWGSVSNNPAKPSGFVGGVQAGYNFQNGPWVFGVEGDIQAAGADDTFAPWKFSNPWFGTLRGRAGYAFSNVLFYGTAGLAFGELRAQTFGWTESHTSAGWTIGAGAEVMFAPNWSAKLEYLYIDLSTSQFAITGVSNGYSASVVRAGVNYHF; this is encoded by the coding sequence ATGAAGAGGCTCGTTGTGGGCGCAGCCGCGTTGGCTGCGGTCGGCTGGACGGCTTCGGCAGAGGCCGCCGATCTCAATTACGGGCAGCGTGCGCCCTACACGGTCAATCAGCCGCTCAATGCTTATAGCTGGGCCGGTCCGTATCTCGGTGGCAATCTCGGCTACGAATGGGGTTCGGTGAGCAACAATCCCGCAAAACCGTCGGGCTTCGTCGGCGGCGTTCAGGCCGGCTACAATTTCCAGAACGGCCCATGGGTGTTCGGCGTCGAGGGCGACATCCAGGCCGCCGGTGCCGACGACACCTTCGCGCCGTGGAAGTTCTCCAATCCGTGGTTCGGCACCTTGCGCGGCCGCGCCGGCTACGCCTTCAGCAACGTGCTGTTCTACGGCACGGCGGGCCTCGCCTTCGGCGAGCTGCGCGCGCAGACGTTCGGCTGGACCGAGTCGCACACCAGCGCCGGCTGGACCATCGGTGCCGGCGCGGAAGTTATGTTCGCGCCGAACTGGAGCGCCAAGCTCGAATATCTCTATATCGATCTGTCGACGAGTCAGTTCGCGATTACGGGCGTGTCAAACGGCTATAGCGCCAGCGTTGTGCGCGCAGGCGTGAACTATCACTTCTGA
- a CDS encoding cold-shock protein — MAMTGTVKFFNGERGYGFIKPDDGGRDVFVHITAVERAGLKDLAEGQRITFEVEPDKKGKGPKAVDLVILP; from the coding sequence ATGGCCATGACGGGAACGGTCAAGTTTTTCAACGGTGAGCGCGGCTACGGATTCATCAAACCGGACGACGGGGGCCGCGACGTCTTCGTACATATTACTGCTGTGGAGCGGGCCGGACTGAAGGACCTTGCCGAAGGACAGCGTATTACTTTCGAAGTCGAACCGGACAAGAAGGGCAAGGGGCCGAAGGCGGTCGATTTGGTCATCCTTCCCTAG
- a CDS encoding 23S rRNA (adenine(2030)-N(6))-methyltransferase RlmJ: MNYRHAFHAGNFADVIKHIVLTRIITYLQDKPGAFRVIDTHAGAGLYDLESDEARRGGEWLTGIARLMQARLSNDAMALTKPYLDIVRAFNPKGELKAYPGSPLIARGLLRPQDRLLLCELEPKARKALIGVLRRDEQARVVDLDGWMALPAFVPPKERRGLVLIDPPFEAKDEFEKLAEAFSAAFAKWPTGIYVIWYPAKSRRATDTLVQSVARLAAAAKPPGKCLRLEFSVAPQADGAALTSSGLLIVNPPYTLHGELKTILPELEMPLGQGGAARFRLEVPRP, encoded by the coding sequence ATGAATTACCGCCACGCCTTCCATGCCGGCAACTTCGCCGATGTCATCAAGCACATCGTGCTGACGCGCATCATCACCTATCTCCAGGACAAGCCGGGTGCGTTCCGCGTCATCGACACCCATGCCGGCGCTGGCCTCTACGATCTCGAAAGCGACGAAGCGCGCCGGGGCGGCGAGTGGCTGACGGGCATTGCGCGGCTGATGCAGGCGCGGTTGTCGAACGACGCCATGGCGCTGACCAAGCCCTATCTCGACATCGTCCGCGCCTTCAATCCGAAGGGCGAGCTCAAGGCCTATCCGGGCTCGCCGCTGATCGCACGCGGCCTGCTGAGGCCGCAGGACCGCCTCTTGCTCTGCGAGCTCGAGCCGAAGGCGCGCAAGGCGCTGATCGGCGTACTGCGCCGCGACGAACAGGCCCGCGTGGTCGACCTCGACGGCTGGATGGCGCTGCCGGCTTTCGTGCCGCCGAAGGAACGGCGTGGGCTCGTTCTGATCGACCCGCCCTTCGAGGCAAAGGACGAGTTCGAAAAGCTCGCAGAGGCCTTCTCGGCGGCTTTCGCGAAATGGCCGACCGGTATCTATGTAATCTGGTATCCCGCCAAGAGCCGACGCGCCACCGACACGCTGGTGCAATCAGTGGCGCGGCTCGCAGCCGCAGCAAAGCCGCCGGGAAAATGCCTGCGCCTCGAATTCAGCGTGGCGCCGCAAGCCGACGGCGCAGCCCTCACCTCCAGCGGGCTCTTGATCGTCAATCCGCCTTACACGCTGCACGGCGAACTCAAGACGATCCTGCCGGAGCTGGAAATGCCGCTCGGCCAGGGTGGCGCTGCCAGATTCCGATTGGAGGTGCCGAGACCGTAA
- a CDS encoding ribonuclease T2: protein MFHSRLHSFSRLMISLTLAAGLAALAHGAKAQDKRQNTPGEFDFYVLSLSWSPSFCEEAAERGGRSQTQCSGRPYAFVVHGLWPQYESGFPEYCQRPSPRLNRSIVSSMLDLMPAPGLIFNEWDKHGTCSGLADRSYFETIRKARAAIKIPAEYLDLSQAKTVAPAEVEEAFIKANPGLSNAAVSITCNRTRLSEVRICLSKDLQFRACEEIDRRACRRDQVTMPPIRGG, encoded by the coding sequence ATGTTTCATTCCAGATTGCATTCGTTCTCCCGCCTGATGATCTCGCTAACGCTTGCGGCCGGGCTGGCTGCGCTGGCCCATGGCGCAAAGGCCCAGGACAAGCGGCAGAACACGCCCGGCGAATTCGATTTTTATGTGCTGTCACTGTCTTGGTCGCCCTCTTTCTGCGAGGAGGCGGCGGAGCGCGGCGGCCGCTCGCAGACCCAGTGCAGCGGACGGCCCTACGCTTTCGTGGTGCATGGTTTGTGGCCGCAATATGAGAGCGGATTTCCGGAATATTGCCAGCGGCCCTCGCCGCGGCTGAACCGCAGCATCGTCTCCTCCATGCTCGATCTGATGCCGGCGCCGGGGCTGATCTTCAATGAGTGGGACAAGCACGGCACCTGCTCGGGGCTCGCTGACCGCAGCTATTTCGAGACGATCCGCAAGGCGCGCGCCGCGATCAAGATTCCAGCCGAATATCTCGATCTATCGCAGGCCAAGACCGTGGCGCCGGCGGAGGTGGAGGAAGCCTTCATCAAGGCCAATCCGGGCCTCAGCAATGCCGCCGTCTCGATCACCTGCAACCGGACGCGGCTATCGGAAGTCCGCATCTGCCTCAGCAAGGACCTGCAATTCCGCGCCTGCGAGGAGATCGACCGCCGCGCCTGCCGCCGCGACCAGGTGACGATGCCGCCGATCCGGGGTGGCTAG
- a CDS encoding DUF3617 family protein, with the protein MTRKLALLGSALCLVLSAGSARADDLPVRKAGLWELKMVRTGTPVPEMTMQHCTDETVDKEMNNNVSPMAKQICAKQDIKKTATGYVSDSECNVAGISTTSHAEITGDFNSAYTVKTSSHAQGGAAGAAGRDTTMQLEAKWLGACKPDQKPGDIVMPGGFKMNVRDMDKLKALLPK; encoded by the coding sequence ATGACGCGCAAACTCGCTTTGCTCGGCTCCGCCCTTTGCCTCGTGTTGTCGGCAGGCAGCGCTCGCGCTGACGACCTGCCGGTGCGTAAGGCGGGGCTGTGGGAATTGAAGATGGTCCGGACCGGCACGCCGGTGCCCGAGATGACCATGCAGCACTGCACCGACGAGACCGTCGACAAGGAAATGAACAACAACGTCTCGCCGATGGCCAAGCAGATCTGCGCCAAGCAGGACATCAAGAAGACCGCGACCGGCTATGTCAGCGATTCCGAGTGCAATGTCGCCGGCATCAGCACGACTTCGCATGCTGAGATCACCGGCGATTTCAATTCGGCCTATACGGTGAAGACGTCGTCGCACGCGCAAGGCGGCGCCGCCGGCGCGGCAGGCCGCGACACGACCATGCAGCTCGAAGCGAAATGGCTGGGAGCCTGCAAGCCGGACCAGAAGCCCGGCGACATCGTGATGCCCGGCGGCTTCAAGATGAACGTGCGTGACATGGACAAGCTGAAGGCGCTGCTGCCGAAGTAA